One part of the Theropithecus gelada isolate Dixy chromosome 5, Tgel_1.0, whole genome shotgun sequence genome encodes these proteins:
- the LOC112625442 gene encoding immunoglobulin-binding protein 1-like — translation MAADDELLLPLPPRLLETGKQILDEVEVATEPAGSRIVQEKVFKGLDLLDKAAETLPPLELFSRNEDLEEVASTDLKCLLVPAFQGALTVKQVNPSKRLDHLQRAREHFINYLTQCHCCHVAEFELTKAKSNSAENHTANSSMAYPSLVAMASQRQSKEERYKQKKELEHRLSEVKSAVESGQAVDERVCEYYLLYLQRWIDIILEEIKSIDQEIKILRERDSSREASTSNSSHQEKPPVKPFILTQKTAQVKAFGAGYPSLATMTVSDWYEQHRKYGELPDQGIAKATPEKFRKAAQQQEHQEEKEKKHDE, via the exons ATGGCTGCTGACGACGAACTACTGCTCCCGCTGCCCCCCAGGCTGTTGGAAACCGGCAAACAGATTCTGGACGAAGTAGAAGTAGCGACTGAACCCGCCGGTTCCCGGATAGTCCAGGAGAAGGTGTTCAAGGGCCTGGACCTGCTTGATAAGGCTGCCGAAACGTTACCGCCGCTCGAGTTGTTTAGCCGAAATGAAGATTTGGAAGAGGTTGCTTCCACCGACCTGAAGTGCCTGTTGGTGCCAGCGTTTCAAGGAGCCCTCACCGTGAAACAAGTCAACCCGAGCAAGCGTCTAGATCATTTGCAGCGGGCTCGAGAACACTTTATAAACTACTTAACTCAGTGTCATTGCTGTCATGTGGCAGAGTTTGAGCTGACCAAAGCCAAGAGCAACTCAGCCGAAAATCACACTGCTAATTCCTCCATGGCTTATCCTAGCCTCGTTGCTATGGCATCTCAAAGACAGAGTAAAGAAGAGAGATACAAGCAGAAGAAGGAGTTGGAGCATAGGTTGTCTGAAGTGAAATCTGCTGTGGAAAGTGGTCAAGCAGTTGATGAGCGTGTTTGTGAATATTATCTTCTTTACCTTCAGAGGTGGATTGATATCATCTTAGAAGAGATTAAGAGCATTGACCAGGAAATTAAGATCCTGAGAGAAAGAGACTCTTCAAGAG AGGCATCAACTTCTAACTCATCTCACCAGGAGAAGCCTCCAGTGAAACCCTTCATTCTCACTCAGAAGACCGCCCAAGTCAAAGCGTTTGGAGCAGGTTATCCAAGTCTGGCAACTATGACGGTGAGTGACTGGTATGAGCAACATCGGAAATATGGAGAATTACCAGATCAGGGAATAGCCAAGGCAACACCAGAGAAATTCAGAAAAGCAGCTCAGCAACAGGAACatcaagaagaaaaggagaaaaagcatgATGAATAA